The proteins below are encoded in one region of Sphingobacterium sp. R2:
- the rimO gene encoding 30S ribosomal protein S12 methylthiotransferase RimO, with product MKTKYAKPAPLVNKPRVNVVTLGCSKNIHDSEVLMGQLKGNQMEVVHEASNIQANDIVVINTCGFIDNAKQESIDAILQYSDLKEQGKINKVIVTGCLSERYKPELQSEIPNVDAFFGTNDLPDLLSSIGADYRHELLGERLLTTPSHFSYFKIAEGCNRPCSFCAIPLMRGKHVSKSIDDLVKEAKFLASNGTKELILIAQDLTYYGLDIYGKRNLSDLMRHLSDVDGIEWIRLQYAYPSGFPMDILDAMNERSNICNYLDMPLQHISDPMLKSMRRGTTKQKQIDLVNAIRDKVPDIALRTTLICGYPGETEQDFQEMLDWVEETRFDRLGCFTYSHEEKTHAHTLEDDVPQEVKEERVEAIMEVQQGISYDINQSKVGHTYKVLVDRIDGDYFIGRTEYDSPEVDNEVLIPAADSYARIGDFVQVKIDRAEDFDLYGEIVRK from the coding sequence ATGAAGACAAAATACGCGAAACCAGCCCCGTTGGTTAATAAACCACGTGTCAATGTGGTCACCTTGGGCTGTTCGAAAAATATTCACGATAGTGAAGTTCTGATGGGTCAATTGAAAGGCAATCAGATGGAAGTTGTTCATGAAGCATCAAATATACAGGCGAATGATATTGTCGTGATCAATACCTGCGGTTTTATTGATAATGCCAAGCAGGAATCTATTGATGCCATCTTGCAATATTCGGATTTAAAAGAACAGGGGAAAATCAATAAAGTAATCGTTACCGGCTGCCTTTCAGAACGGTATAAACCAGAGTTGCAGTCTGAAATCCCCAATGTTGATGCTTTTTTCGGTACGAACGATTTGCCGGATCTATTGTCTTCCATTGGTGCTGATTATCGGCACGAATTGCTTGGTGAGCGACTATTGACAACACCTTCTCATTTTTCTTATTTTAAAATTGCTGAGGGGTGTAACCGCCCATGTTCTTTTTGTGCAATTCCTTTGATGCGTGGTAAGCACGTTTCCAAATCCATAGACGATCTGGTGAAAGAAGCTAAATTCCTTGCATCGAATGGTACCAAAGAGTTAATTTTAATAGCGCAGGATCTAACTTATTATGGCCTCGACATCTATGGAAAGCGCAATCTTTCTGATCTCATGCGTCATTTATCGGATGTCGATGGTATCGAATGGATCAGACTGCAGTATGCCTATCCTTCGGGGTTCCCAATGGATATTTTGGACGCCATGAATGAACGTTCAAATATCTGTAATTACTTGGATATGCCATTGCAACATATATCTGATCCGATGTTGAAGTCTATGCGCAGAGGTACAACAAAACAGAAACAGATTGATCTTGTCAATGCCATACGTGACAAAGTTCCGGATATCGCCTTGCGTACAACATTAATTTGTGGTTATCCAGGTGAAACTGAACAGGACTTTCAGGAGATGTTAGATTGGGTTGAAGAGACTCGTTTTGACAGGTTAGGTTGTTTTACTTATTCTCACGAAGAAAAAACACACGCACATACTTTGGAAGATGATGTACCTCAGGAAGTAAAAGAGGAGCGTGTCGAAGCGATCATGGAAGTTCAGCAAGGGATTTCCTATGATATCAATCAGTCTAAGGTTGGTCATACCTATAAAGTGCTGGTTGATCGTATCGACGGCGATTACTTTATTGGCCGCACAGAATACGACTCTCCAGAGGTTGACAATGAGGTCTTGATTCCTGCTGCAGATTCTTATGCACGTATTGGTGATTTTGTTCAGGTAAAAATCGACCGTGCCGAAGATTTCGATCTATATGGTGAAATTGTAAGGAAATAA
- the rpmG gene encoding 50S ribosomal protein L33: protein MAKKGNRVQVILECTEHKESGLPGMSRYITTKNKKNTTERLELKKFNPVLRKVTVHKEIK, encoded by the coding sequence ATGGCTAAAAAAGGAAATAGAGTACAAGTTATCTTAGAATGTACTGAACACAAAGAAAGTGGTCTTCCGGGAATGTCTCGTTACATCACTACTAAAAACAAAAAGAACACAACTGAGCGTTTAGAGTTGAAAAAATTCAACCCAGTATTGAGAAAAGTTACTGTTCATAAAGAAATTAAGTAA
- a CDS encoding DUF4295 domain-containing protein, with translation MAKKAVASLQKGGGKEFTKVIITTKSAKTGAYTFKEGMVHNDKVKDVVAAAQK, from the coding sequence ATGGCAAAGAAAGCAGTTGCATCGTTACAAAAAGGTGGCGGTAAAGAATTTACAAAGGTTATTATTACTACTAAATCTGCAAAAACTGGCGCGTATACTTTCAAAGAAGGTATGGTTCACAACGATAAAGTGAAAGACGTAGTTGCAGCAGCTCAAAAATAA
- a CDS encoding signal peptidase, giving the protein MNKYLRKGIREIIIGVVLVIGGYYLMEQRSNWYKLAMLIGVIVFSVGFLTLIYRMIRKVDRDALMEMREEGHKKDKEGNAEQN; this is encoded by the coding sequence ATGAACAAATATCTTCGCAAGGGTATAAGGGAAATAATTATCGGTGTCGTACTGGTGATAGGGGGATATTATCTCATGGAACAACGCTCTAACTGGTATAAGCTCGCTATGCTGATTGGAGTAATTGTATTTAGTGTCGGATTCCTGACTTTAATCTATCGCATGATTCGTAAGGTAGACCGAGATGCCCTCATGGAGATGCGTGAGGAAGGACATAAAAAAGATAAAGAAGGGAATGCTGAACAAAACTAG
- a CDS encoding carboxypeptidase regulatory-like domain-containing protein → MKEFLLTTCVVALGTGLYAQTTQAGFSGKITDERNKGVHGASVEVRNESTGFTTKTSTNANGDFNFKELPLGGPYTIKVTYIGYGEQVRSGFNLNQGDIVRLIIPIQNTSNVLETVELTGISTLKNKIENLGAATAVTAKDIAKLPVNGRNFTSLMDLSPLSKGDNIGGQLGSSTNFTIDGMNAKNPTSAGSTTSRSGAPFSISIEAVREFKVVTNQYDVTYGRAGGGTVSAVTKQGTNQTHGSAWLYSRADWLSSPYDIRGNKRNNDFSTYQYGFTLGGPIIKDKLHYFVAWDHQRDARPLIIADINSEADEKRFNVTNSTLDEFVSIGRKKYGLGNERQYGAFDKKRGSDAIFGRIDWQINENNLLTVRNNFTSDNNKLGLQDNKPITLYESYGNDKNIDNSLLATLRTTISPKVTNELKVQHLYTYQKSSPGDLLPSQNIPRAIVEDAVSKVAGEDKKTTLQLGGHRFAQESFKNNVFQLVDNIYYSTDNINYTFGVDLMYTHANSVYGSEVNGRFHFRPSDGKTAMQNFDDMKPYAYYREVPLVSDPAVAGKIFNAGVYGQLQTKLAHGLDLVAGLRLDYGHYPTSPLNEELLKEVGVRTDHKLKSFVVQPRFQMTWDVNEERKDFFRVGAGVFASDINNYMTINNLTFDGKHFATVDVRGSDVPTPDFMGYRKDPSTTPTLAQFQVPTINTYGPDAKIPVVYKANVSYTHFFTEKLKASLSGYMNLGRNNYMYVDRNMVRDPFFRLTNEDNRGVFVPAASIVDGAPDWKKGRISNKFGRVLELNSEGKVNQFAVVLDASYQYYKDGSISVSYTWNDAKDNTSFNGNVANTATLSLAVKDDPRDLSKMSYSNNQFRNKIVIYGTLPTFYGVSVGVRYSGIGGTRYSLLAGGNINGDFVAGDNDLAFIFTPNSPNTPKQLITGLNNLLNNPEASQSLKDFIKKYEGKIAERNGGVNGFYGLIDLRIAKKFSLYKNHALEISGDLFNVANLFKKTWGVNESLGNQNLYALGGKDAAGEKLLPFDVTKQQFNYNVNNSGIVSPSGNPYQFQLGLRYSF, encoded by the coding sequence ATGAAAGAATTTCTACTTACAACCTGTGTTGTTGCACTTGGAACTGGTCTTTATGCCCAAACGACGCAAGCAGGGTTTTCCGGAAAGATTACAGACGAGCGCAACAAAGGGGTACATGGCGCTTCGGTTGAAGTGCGTAATGAATCAACAGGCTTTACAACGAAGACATCCACCAATGCAAATGGCGATTTCAACTTTAAAGAGTTGCCTTTAGGCGGCCCCTATACCATCAAAGTCACTTACATAGGGTATGGGGAACAGGTTCGTTCGGGATTTAATTTAAATCAAGGCGATATTGTGCGCCTGATCATTCCTATCCAAAATACGTCCAATGTATTAGAAACCGTTGAATTAACAGGAATAAGTACCTTAAAGAATAAAATCGAGAACCTCGGTGCTGCTACCGCAGTTACTGCGAAAGATATAGCCAAATTACCTGTTAACGGTCGCAATTTTACTTCGCTGATGGATCTGTCTCCTTTAAGCAAGGGAGATAATATCGGTGGCCAGCTGGGTTCATCTACCAATTTTACCATTGATGGTATGAATGCGAAAAACCCGACCTCTGCAGGTTCGACAACCAGCCGTAGCGGCGCACCTTTCTCCATCTCGATAGAAGCAGTCCGGGAATTTAAAGTGGTTACCAATCAATATGACGTGACTTACGGAAGAGCGGGCGGCGGAACCGTGAGTGCGGTTACCAAACAGGGAACAAATCAAACGCACGGAAGCGCATGGCTTTATTCAAGGGCCGATTGGTTGTCCAGTCCATACGATATTAGGGGGAATAAACGAAATAATGATTTCTCAACGTATCAATATGGATTTACCTTGGGCGGGCCGATCATTAAAGACAAATTGCATTATTTTGTAGCTTGGGATCATCAGCGCGATGCCCGTCCCTTGATTATTGCCGATATCAATTCTGAAGCCGACGAAAAAAGATTTAATGTGACAAACTCCACCTTGGATGAATTTGTCTCTATTGGACGTAAAAAATACGGATTGGGCAATGAGCGGCAATATGGCGCATTTGATAAGAAGCGAGGGTCTGATGCGATTTTTGGACGAATTGACTGGCAGATTAATGAAAACAACCTATTGACGGTCCGAAACAACTTCACAAGTGACAACAATAAGTTAGGCTTACAAGATAATAAACCAATAACCTTGTATGAGTCTTACGGGAATGACAAAAACATTGATAATAGTCTGTTAGCAACTTTACGTACAACCATTTCCCCAAAGGTAACGAATGAATTGAAAGTACAGCATCTTTATACCTATCAAAAAAGTAGTCCCGGAGATCTTTTACCCAGTCAAAATATTCCTCGTGCAATTGTGGAAGATGCAGTCTCCAAAGTAGCTGGAGAAGATAAAAAGACCACACTGCAATTGGGGGGACATCGTTTTGCGCAGGAATCATTTAAAAACAATGTATTTCAGCTTGTTGATAATATTTATTATAGTACCGACAATATCAATTACACCTTTGGTGTCGATTTGATGTATACCCATGCAAATTCTGTTTATGGAAGTGAAGTTAATGGTCGCTTTCACTTTAGACCGAGTGACGGAAAGACAGCCATGCAAAACTTCGACGACATGAAGCCATATGCTTACTATCGTGAGGTTCCTTTGGTAAGTGACCCCGCTGTGGCCGGTAAAATATTCAATGCTGGTGTATATGGACAATTACAAACGAAGTTGGCGCATGGATTGGATCTAGTTGCTGGCCTAAGATTGGATTACGGACATTATCCAACCTCTCCATTAAACGAGGAATTGCTGAAAGAAGTAGGTGTGCGTACAGATCACAAGTTAAAATCCTTTGTTGTACAACCTCGTTTCCAGATGACGTGGGATGTGAATGAAGAGCGAAAGGACTTTTTTCGTGTAGGAGCAGGTGTCTTTGCGTCTGATATTAACAATTATATGACGATCAACAATTTGACGTTTGATGGGAAGCATTTTGCGACAGTGGATGTTCGTGGCAGTGATGTGCCCACACCTGATTTTATGGGGTACAGAAAAGATCCGTCAACGACACCAACCTTAGCACAATTTCAGGTGCCTACAATCAATACCTATGGACCTGATGCGAAAATTCCAGTAGTATACAAGGCCAATGTATCCTATACACATTTCTTTACTGAAAAGTTGAAAGCGAGTCTTTCGGGGTATATGAATTTAGGGCGCAACAACTACATGTATGTAGATCGTAACATGGTTCGGGATCCGTTTTTCAGATTGACAAATGAAGATAACCGTGGTGTGTTTGTTCCCGCAGCATCGATTGTTGATGGAGCCCCAGATTGGAAAAAAGGCCGAATTTCCAATAAATTCGGACGTGTGCTGGAATTGAACTCTGAAGGAAAAGTGAATCAGTTTGCCGTTGTATTGGATGCGAGTTATCAATATTACAAAGATGGCTCTATATCCGTGAGCTATACCTGGAATGATGCTAAAGATAATACGTCTTTCAACGGAAACGTGGCGAATACAGCAACCTTGTCGTTGGCTGTGAAAGACGATCCGCGCGATTTGAGCAAGATGAGTTATTCCAACAATCAGTTCCGCAACAAGATTGTGATCTACGGTACTTTACCAACATTTTATGGTGTCAGCGTAGGAGTAAGGTATTCCGGTATTGGCGGTACTCGATATAGTTTATTGGCCGGTGGAAATATAAATGGAGACTTTGTGGCGGGCGACAATGATCTGGCCTTTATCTTTACTCCCAACAGTCCCAATACGCCAAAACAATTGATTACAGGACTGAATAATTTGTTGAATAATCCAGAAGCGAGTCAGAGTCTGAAAGATTTTATCAAAAAATATGAAGGAAAAATAGCCGAACGTAATGGTGGTGTAAATGGTTTTTACGGTTTGATTGACCTAAGAATTGCGAAAAAGTTCAGTTTATATAAAAACCACGCATTGGAAATATCGGGCGATCTTTTCAACGTTGCCAATTTATTCAAAAAGACTTGGGGCGTGAATGAGTCTTTGGGTAATCAAAATCTATATGCGTTAGGTGGAAAGGATGCCGCAGGAGAGAAATTGCTGCCTTTTGATGTTACAAAACAACAGTTTAATTATAATGTGAATAATTCTGGTATCGTATCACCTTCGGGTAACCCGTATCAATTCCAACTGGGATTACGGTATTCGTTTTAA
- the bshC gene encoding bacillithiol biosynthesis cysteine-adding enzyme BshC produces MKATYIEYSETNSFSKTLLAYLAHDEALEPFVGNWPTWAGFEKQLNEKKKFEYREILVERLKKQYGELLKGSPAVAANIALLLDQNSYTITTGHQLNIFTGPLYFIFKIMTAIRLSEDLKSRHSDKNFIPVYWMATEDHDFEEINHTKVFGKKISWDTAAVSATGRMDTTTIVDAVKQYTNILGLSENSTRLTRIVEEAYLNHDRLADATRYMVNELFKSYGLLIIDADDRALKELFKPIIKEDIFSENSFKAITSRSEELESKGFSTQVHAREINFFYLTDEFRERLVLTADGRYEVLHQNIYFTKAELEQEIEHYPERFSPNVVMRPMYQEIILPNLAYIGGGAEMVYWMQLKSNFDHYQVDFPILIPRNSAMITDDKIAAKLFRVDLTFKSIFRSAEVLKKEYVRRHTKERLNLNDEWMELNAIFGKIKLRTHKIDPSLGPSTEAVKARLKKAINNLEKKLLKAEKRNHQHALTDIDQVKEKLFPGGGLQERSENFALLYIKHGDNLFKDLYKYFNPLDFKFTILY; encoded by the coding sequence ATGAAGGCAACTTATATTGAATATAGTGAAACAAATAGCTTCTCCAAGACTTTATTAGCCTATTTGGCACATGATGAGGCCTTAGAACCTTTTGTTGGGAATTGGCCTACCTGGGCCGGTTTTGAAAAGCAATTGAACGAAAAGAAGAAATTTGAATACCGGGAGATTCTTGTTGAGCGTCTTAAAAAGCAATATGGTGAACTATTAAAGGGTTCTCCTGCTGTAGCGGCCAATATAGCGCTGTTGCTCGATCAGAATTCTTATACCATCACTACCGGGCATCAGCTCAATATTTTTACCGGGCCTTTGTATTTTATTTTTAAAATCATGACGGCAATTCGTTTGTCTGAAGATTTGAAGAGCAGACATTCCGATAAAAATTTTATTCCAGTTTATTGGATGGCGACCGAAGACCACGATTTTGAAGAAATCAACCATACGAAAGTCTTCGGTAAGAAAATTAGTTGGGATACAGCCGCTGTTTCTGCTACCGGAAGAATGGATACAACGACGATTGTTGACGCCGTGAAGCAGTATACAAATATTTTAGGGCTTTCAGAAAACTCCACTCGGCTTACACGCATTGTGGAAGAAGCCTATTTGAACCATGATCGTTTAGCCGATGCAACGCGGTATATGGTCAATGAATTGTTTAAGTCATACGGCCTTTTGATTATTGACGCGGATGATCGGGCATTGAAGGAACTGTTTAAGCCGATTATTAAAGAAGATATCTTCTCTGAAAATAGCTTTAAGGCAATAACTTCTCGATCGGAGGAGTTGGAGTCAAAGGGTTTTTCTACTCAAGTACACGCACGTGAAATTAATTTCTTTTATTTAACGGATGAATTTAGGGAACGTCTCGTGCTCACTGCTGATGGCCGATACGAAGTATTGCATCAGAATATTTATTTTACAAAGGCGGAGTTGGAGCAAGAAATCGAGCATTATCCCGAGCGGTTCAGTCCCAACGTGGTTATGCGTCCGATGTATCAAGAAATTATACTTCCTAATCTTGCGTACATTGGCGGTGGAGCCGAAATGGTCTATTGGATGCAATTAAAGTCGAATTTTGACCACTATCAGGTCGATTTTCCAATTTTGATACCACGCAATTCAGCGATGATAACAGACGATAAAATAGCGGCTAAGTTATTTCGCGTTGATCTTACTTTCAAAAGTATCTTTCGTTCAGCAGAAGTGCTGAAGAAGGAATATGTACGGCGCCATACTAAAGAACGTCTGAATCTCAACGACGAATGGATGGAGCTGAATGCCATTTTTGGTAAGATAAAGTTGCGAACCCATAAAATTGATCCAAGTTTAGGGCCGAGTACGGAGGCAGTAAAAGCACGATTAAAAAAAGCGATCAATAATTTAGAAAAAAAGCTGTTGAAAGCCGAGAAGCGAAATCACCAACATGCTTTAACCGATATTGATCAAGTTAAGGAAAAACTCTTCCCGGGGGGAGGGCTGCAGGAAAGATCTGAGAATTTCGCTTTACTTTACATTAAACATGGCGATAACCTCTTTAAGGATCTTTACAAGTACTTTAATCCATTGGATTTTAAATTCACAATTTTATATTAG
- the recO gene encoding DNA repair protein RecO: MLNKTRAVVLKTTNYSESSLVAQLYTEHFGMQSYLIAGARKPKAKIKANILQPLHLLEIVATHKDNGSLQRISEARQVPALQEIPYDIVKSSLALFLNEILYKILKEQEHDSYLFEFIHQSILWLDQSHSNLANFHLVFLIKLTRFLGFYPAKSKQVLPYFNLYEATFSNSLPEHPFVLQEPHTSIFRTLIDSEYSNCERIKMTSSDRQFLLEKVLDFYRLHRTNFKEIKSLYILEEIFR, from the coding sequence ATGCTGAACAAAACTAGAGCTGTAGTCTTAAAAACAACAAACTATTCGGAAAGTAGTCTCGTTGCCCAGCTATATACCGAACATTTTGGCATGCAATCTTATCTTATTGCCGGAGCAAGGAAGCCTAAAGCAAAAATCAAGGCCAATATTCTCCAACCTTTACATTTATTGGAAATAGTCGCCACACATAAAGATAATGGTTCACTCCAACGGATCTCTGAAGCACGTCAAGTACCCGCACTGCAAGAAATACCTTATGATATCGTCAAAAGTTCGCTGGCTCTTTTTCTGAATGAAATACTTTATAAAATACTGAAGGAACAAGAACATGACAGCTACCTTTTCGAATTTATTCATCAATCCATACTTTGGCTGGATCAAAGTCATTCAAACCTCGCCAATTTTCATCTCGTCTTTTTAATAAAACTCACACGCTTCCTAGGGTTTTATCCGGCCAAATCGAAACAAGTACTCCCCTATTTCAATCTTTACGAAGCAACCTTTTCAAATAGTCTCCCCGAACACCCGTTTGTTTTACAGGAACCACATACGTCAATTTTTAGAACCTTAATTGATTCCGAATATTCAAATTGCGAGCGAATTAAAATGACCAGCTCAGATAGACAATTTTTGTTGGAAAAAGTACTTGATTTCTATCGCTTGCACCGTACAAATTTTAAAGAAATAAAATCGCTCTACATTCTCGAAGAGATTTTTCGGTAA
- the rpmB gene encoding 50S ribosomal protein L28, whose protein sequence is MSRICDLTGKAALTGNNVSHSNVKTKRKFYPNLQTKRFYIPEEDRWITLKVSTSAIKTINKNGITAAINKFIVKGSI, encoded by the coding sequence ATGTCAAGAATTTGTGATTTAACAGGCAAAGCGGCGTTAACAGGGAATAACGTTTCTCACTCAAACGTTAAAACTAAACGTAAATTCTATCCAAATTTACAAACTAAGCGTTTTTACATTCCAGAAGAAGATCGTTGGATTACGTTGAAAGTATCTACTTCTGCTATCAAGACTATCAACAAGAACGGGATTACAGCAGCGATCAATAAATTTATCGTTAAAGGCTCAATCTAA
- the ctlX gene encoding citrulline utilization hydrolase CtlX gives MRKQVTDSVLLVRPAVFRKNEQTAVNNFFQKDIENLSIEEVNKEAQGEFDALVHELKSHGILVTVIQDDEKSESPDSIFPNNIVSFHQDGKIIFYPMFAPNRRKEHLLDFEGPLKQNGYYVKLTKDLSDAENNKQYLEGTGALVLDRANRVAYCALSERADRDMLDEYCRTENYTPVVFHAFQTVNGQRKPIYHTNVVLAVGEDFAILCPQAIDDPSELDTLLKSLKETGKEIIEINESQLESFAANCLQVRNKYGNRFIVLSNQALSSLTLYQTAQLEKHGKIIHQDLHVIETCGGGSVRHMMAEVFLPKEKVLN, from the coding sequence ATGAGAAAGCAGGTAACAGACAGCGTCCTTTTAGTAAGGCCGGCTGTCTTCCGTAAAAATGAACAGACTGCGGTCAACAACTTCTTCCAAAAGGATATCGAAAATCTCAGTATAGAAGAAGTCAACAAAGAAGCGCAAGGAGAGTTTGATGCACTAGTACATGAATTGAAGTCACATGGAATTTTAGTGACTGTCATTCAGGACGACGAAAAATCAGAAAGTCCCGACAGTATCTTCCCCAACAATATTGTATCCTTTCATCAGGACGGAAAAATAATCTTCTATCCCATGTTCGCTCCAAATCGCCGAAAAGAACATTTATTGGATTTCGAAGGTCCATTGAAACAGAACGGCTATTACGTAAAACTGACCAAAGATTTGAGTGATGCCGAAAACAATAAACAATATTTGGAAGGGACCGGCGCACTTGTCCTCGACCGAGCCAACCGTGTAGCCTATTGCGCTTTGTCGGAAAGGGCAGACCGGGATATGCTCGATGAATATTGCAGGACCGAAAACTATACACCGGTTGTATTCCATGCTTTTCAAACGGTCAATGGACAACGGAAACCCATTTATCATACCAATGTCGTGCTCGCCGTAGGTGAAGATTTTGCCATCTTATGTCCACAGGCAATTGACGATCCGTCTGAGCTAGACACCCTCTTGAAGAGTTTAAAGGAGACAGGCAAGGAGATTATAGAGATCAATGAAAGCCAGCTTGAATCTTTTGCGGCAAACTGCCTCCAAGTGAGAAATAAATATGGGAATCGTTTTATTGTCCTGAGCAATCAGGCATTATCTTCACTGACTTTGTACCAAACCGCGCAGTTAGAAAAGCATGGTAAAATTATTCACCAGGATCTCCATGTTATTGAAACATGTGGTGGGGGAAGTGTACGCCACATGATGGCCGAAGTTTTTCTTCCAAAAGAAAAAGTCCTGAACTAG
- the ftsY gene encoding signal recognition particle-docking protein FtsY, translating into MGLFDFFKKKPQTQEEEQALDKGLEKTKEGFLSKITKAVVGKSTVDDDVLDNLEEVLVTSDVGVTTTLKIIDRIQARVARDKYVSTSELNNLLKEEIQTLLAENNSADFEHFNYGEHKPYVIMVVGVNGVGKTTTIGKLAHQLKQAGSKVVLGAADTFRAAAVDQLKLWGERVGVRVVAQAMGSDPASVAYDTVKSAVANGEDVCIIDTAGRLHNKVGLMNELTKIKNVMQKVVPGAPHEILLVLDASTGQNAIEQCTQFTQATDVNALALTKLDGTAKGGVVIGISDQFKIPVKYIGVGEKIGDLQLFNKKEFVDSLFK; encoded by the coding sequence ATGGGATTATTTGATTTTTTTAAGAAAAAACCACAAACACAAGAAGAAGAACAGGCCCTAGATAAGGGTTTGGAAAAAACAAAAGAAGGCTTTTTATCCAAGATTACAAAAGCTGTAGTTGGTAAGTCCACTGTAGATGACGATGTATTGGATAATCTGGAGGAAGTTTTGGTTACTTCTGATGTGGGGGTTACGACGACTTTAAAAATCATTGATCGCATACAGGCCCGTGTTGCCCGAGATAAATACGTTTCTACTTCAGAGCTAAATAATCTGTTGAAAGAGGAAATTCAAACGTTACTGGCAGAGAACAATAGCGCTGATTTCGAACATTTCAATTATGGTGAGCATAAACCCTATGTCATTATGGTCGTGGGTGTTAATGGGGTTGGTAAAACAACAACTATTGGCAAACTGGCTCATCAGCTGAAGCAAGCTGGCAGCAAAGTGGTTTTGGGTGCTGCGGATACCTTTCGTGCTGCGGCCGTTGATCAACTTAAATTATGGGGCGAGCGTGTTGGCGTTCGTGTTGTCGCTCAGGCCATGGGGTCAGATCCTGCTTCAGTGGCTTATGATACCGTAAAATCCGCTGTCGCAAATGGTGAAGATGTCTGTATCATAGATACGGCAGGACGGTTGCATAATAAGGTTGGCTTAATGAATGAGCTAACTAAGATCAAGAACGTTATGCAAAAGGTTGTTCCGGGAGCACCACATGAAATCTTGTTGGTTTTGGATGCCTCAACAGGGCAAAATGCCATTGAGCAGTGTACACAATTTACGCAAGCAACAGATGTGAACGCCTTAGCTTTGACGAAGCTCGATGGAACAGCTAAGGGGGGCGTAGTTATCGGTATATCCGATCAATTTAAGATCCCCGTGAAATATATTGGTGTAGGAGAGAAAATTGGTGATCTTCAGTTGTTTAACAAAAAGGAATTTGTAGACTCCCTTTTTAAATAG